Proteins found in one Aethina tumida isolate Nest 87 chromosome 1, icAetTumi1.1, whole genome shotgun sequence genomic segment:
- the LOC126266568 gene encoding 28S ribosomal protein S5, mitochondrial-like, whose amino-acid sequence MHIKIFNSHTVYHDFFTHFGKTKNFVYQKPEGYGLEGLINVNHIIKAFFLRLSKQKTHQEIAEEKRLYLVQLCKENQYFRNVIISPAEAKKRKNLIKRKFWSITNIPLMGLFSKRKKQLLVYSKLPACNVYLKKQANLRNQDVKKHLISSSECVQFKRYKYEEAEEN is encoded by the exons atgcatataaaaattttcaacagtCACACAG TTTATCATGATTTCTTTACACATTttggtaaaacaaaaaattttgtcTATCAAAAGCCTGAAGGTTATGGATTGGAgggtttaataaatgtaaatcatataattaaaGCATTCTTTTTGAGATTGAGTAAACAG AAAACACATCAAGAAATTGCAGAGGAAAAACGTCTGTATTTAGTACAACTCTGCaaagaaaatcaatattttcgtaatgtaattatttctcCAGCTGAGGCTAAAAAGAGGAAGAACTTGATAAAAAGGAAGTTTTGGTCTATCACCAATATTCCTTTAATGGGGTTGTtctcaaaaagaaaaaaacagcTACTAGTCTACTCCAAACTTCCAGCGTGTAATGTATACTTAAAGAAGCAAGCGAATTTAAGAAATCAAGATGTCAAGAAACATCTCATATCATCATCAGAGTGTGTACAATTCAAAAGATATAAGTATGAAGAAgctgaagaaaattaa
- the LOC109601756 gene encoding 28S ribosomal protein S5, mitochondrial translates to MAAQLLNVTKTLQKLTLNPNCRSAPALLKNVNEKSEVLLGNHVRHTSFFTKLPADQLWKGITSVSNAGKKRGRGKTVSKKNIKDLNKGQVIGVGKANIVWPGLSAPIIRGKELVTQHQLPEDPEREKKLNEIRNKMGTFKFAKLSPIERGWSGSKMPGRSIGPPDPIGEDTFDGFDTKVLELKTVFNMKGNFGRTRRLSVTTVTGNANGLAGFSMGKGLEAKTALRKSKNRAAQKLMHIKIFNNHTVYHDFFTQFGKTKIFVYQKPEGYGLVCHRAIKTICEVVGIKNLYAKVEGSTNVNHIIKAFFLGLIKQKTHQEIAEEKGLHLVQLCKENQYFPNVIASPAEAKKEEDLDKKEVLDYHQYCFNGVVLKKKKQPPFYTKLPSYNIYLKKQENLRNQDEVKKNLIAEYGEIRSFLTDQYPECVQFRRPKKEEAVEEN, encoded by the exons ATGGCAGCACAACtattaaatgtaacaaaaactCTGCAAAAATTAACTCTAAATCCGAACTGCCGGTCTGCCCCGGCCTTACTTAAAAATGTGAACGAAAAATCTGAAGTTCTACTGGGAAATCATGTACGACATACGAGCTTTTTCACCAAAC tgcCTGCCGACCAACTTTGGAAAGGTATAACGTCTGTCAGTAATGCTGGTAAGAAAAGAGGTCGTGGCAAAACagtttcaaagaaaaatatcaagGATTTGAACAAGGGACAAGTAATTGGTGTTGGTAAAGCGAATATTGTGTGGCCTGGTTTGTCAGCACCTATTATTAGGGGAAAAGAATTAGTTACCCAGCATCAACTGCCAGAGGATCCTGAACgagagaaaaaattaaatgaaatcagAAATAAAATGGGCACATTCAAATTTGCAAAACTCAGTCCAATTGAAAGAGGTTGGTCAGGTAGTAAAATGCCTGGTAGAAGTATTGGACCTCCAGATCCAATTGGAGAAG acaCATTTGATGGATTTGACACTAAggtattagaattaaaaacagttttcaaCATGAAAGGTAATTTTGGCAGAACTAGACGTTTATCTGTAACCACTGTCACTGGAAATGCCAATGGTTTAGCTGGGTTTTCAATGGGTAAAGGATTAGAAGCAAAAACTGCCTTGAGGAAATCCAAAAATAGAGCAGCCCAAAAACTGAtgcacataaaaattttcaacaatcaCACAG tTTACCATGATTTCTTTACACAATTTggcaaaacaaaaattttcgtCTATCAAAAGCCTGAAGGTTATGGATTAGTTTGTCACAGAGCAATAAAGACAATTTGTGAGGTTGTTGGCATTAAAAATCTGTATGCTAAAGTGGAGGGTTCAACAAATGTAAATCATATAATCAAAGCATTCTTTTTGGGATTAATTAAACAG AAAACACATCAAGAGATTGCAGAGGAAAAAGGTCTGCATTTAGTGCAACTCTGCaaagaaaatcaatattttcctAACGTAATTGCTTCTCCTGCTGAGGCCAAAAAAGAAGAAGACCTTGACAAAAAGGAGGTTTTGGACTATCACCAATATTGCTTTAATGGAGTTGTTCTCAAGAAGAAAAAACAACCACCATTCTACACCAAACTTCCATCatacaatatatacttaaAGAAACAAGAGAATTTAAGAAATCAAGATGAAGTCAAGAAAAATCTCATAGCAGAGTATGGAGAAATTCGAAGTTTCTTGACTGATCAATATCCAGAGTGTGTACAATTCAGAAGACCTAAGAAGGAAGAAGctgttgaagaaaattaa
- the LOC109601764 gene encoding geranylgeranyl transferase type-2 subunit beta: protein MATLIKDVKLENVPSDVLFEKHKEFLQSYEKDENNYEYGITDYLRISGMYWGLTALELMHVDTYNKKVVDFIVKCQDPETGGISGCIHHDPHILHTLSAVQILTIMGEINAIDVEGVVRYVAGNQQPDGSFTGDKWGEVDTRFSFTAVATLALLNRLDAIDVNKAVEFVESCMNFDGGFGSRPLSESHAGLIFCCLAFLSITNRLDIVNQDNLAWWLCERQLPSGGLNGRPEKLPDVCYSWWVLSSLTILGRLHWINHSAIKTYIRACQDTETGGFSDRPGNVPDPYHTLFGLAGLSFLGDDRIKPINPTFCMPQSVIDKLGLKPQILS, encoded by the exons atggCAACGCTCATAAAAGATGTGAAATTGGAGAATGTGCCGTCAGATGTTCTATTTGAAAAACATAAGGAATTTCTGCAAAGCTACGAAAAAGATGAAAACAACTATGAGTACGGCATAACCGATTATTTACGAATATCGGGCATGTACTGGGGCCTAACAGCTTTAGAGTTAATGCATGTGGATACGTATAACAAAAAGGTAGTAGACTTCATTGTAAAATGCCAGGATCCGGAGACGGGCGGAATCAGTGGTTGTATACATCATGATCCTCACATCTTACACACCCTGAGTGCTGTCCAAATCTTGACTATAATGGGAGAAATTAATGCGATTGATGTAGAGGGTGTTGTCAGATATGTGGCAGGCAATCAACAACCTGATGGGAGTTTTACAGGTGATAAATGGGGTGAAGTTGATACTAGATTTTCATTTACCGCAGTAGCGACTTTGGCACTTCTAAACAGGCTGGATGCAATTGATGTGAATAAGGCTGTGGAGTTTGTGGAAAGCTGCATGAATTTTGATGGAGGTTTTGGTTCGAGGCCTTTGTCTGAGAGTCATGCaggattaatattttgttgtttggcATTTTTGTCAATTACAAATAG attAGACATAGTAAATCAGGATAATTTGGCCTGGTGGTTATGTGAGAGACAGTTGCCATCAGGTGGATTAAATGGTCGACCTGAGAAATTGCCTGATGTGTGTTATTCATGGTGGGTTTTGTCATCACTTACTATATTAGGAAGACTTCACTGGATTAATCATTCTGCCATCAAAACTTACATTCGCG cTTGTCAAGATACTGAAACTGGTGGATTTTCTGACAGACCAGGAAATGTGCCTGATCCATATCATACTCTGTTTGGATTAGCTGGGTTAAGTTTTTTGGGAGATGATAGAATTAAACCTATTAATCCAACATTTTGTATGCCTCAAAGtgttattgataaattagGTTTGAAGCCTCAAATTCTAAGTTAA